Proteins encoded within one genomic window of Pristis pectinata isolate sPriPec2 chromosome 5, sPriPec2.1.pri, whole genome shotgun sequence:
- the LOC127570632 gene encoding transcription termination factor 1, mitochondrial, which produces MASRVTTQVMHMYPGGRLFSFLPNFFPAALLKINYLRFSTSSHECSTEIIQKPENGVLINNLTVMGVDIKMARRRQPGVLRKLITHEKCVAEFLRSKGANNKTIASIISRYPRAITRSYSHLEERWQLWQSIFKTDSEIINIIQRSPESYFRSSDNENLGKNISFLCSLGLTADDLHRMLTTAPRTFSNSLELNKQMVTFLQDLAVSLGVENPYEFVKRIITKNAYVLIRSTKRIKTNVEFFTEALKLSNSELIKLLQGHGGEVLDLSSDYMKRNFINMSEQLRSLGCTPEEVKKFFIDYPPAFYASSEKVSNKIDCLLEKEINIKQLLKKPRVLEFSAENLKNRIKELERVGYDFRKHGITILDSSRRRFEAKLKKLNGDG; this is translated from the coding sequence ATGGCAAGCAGAGTGACAACACAAGTGATGCACATGTACCCAGGGGgaagattattttcttttttgcCTAATTTTTTCCCTGCTGCACTTTTGAAGAtaaattatttgagattcagcacTTCCAGTCATGAGTGTTCAACTGAGATAATCCAAAAACCAGAAAATGGAGTTTTAATAAACAATTTGACCGTTATGGGTGTAGATATTAAGATGGCCAGGAGGAGACAGCCAGGAGTGTTGAGAAAATTGATTACACATGAAAAATGTGTTGCAGAATTCTTGAGAAGTAAAGGTGCCAATAATAAAACCATTGCCAGTATTATTTCAAGATACCCTCGAGCTATTACACGTTCCTATAGCCACCTTGAAGAAAGATGGCAATTGTGGCAAAGTATTTTTAAGACTGACTCTGAGATCATAAATATCATTCAGCGTTCTCCAGAATCATATTTTCGTTCAAGTGATAATGAAAATCTTGGAAAAAATATTAGTTTTCTTTGTTCTCTTGGTTTGACCGCAGATGATTTGCATCGTATGTTGACTACTGCTCCACGAACATTTTCAAACAGCTTGGAACTAAACAAGCAGATGGTAACATTTCTGCAAGATCTCGCTGTTAGTTTGGGTGTTGAAAATCCATATGAATTTGTTAAACGGATCATTACTAAAAATGCCTATGTACTTATAAGAAGCACTAAACGGATAAAAACAAATGTAGAATTTTTCACAGAAGCACTTAAACTAAGCAACAGTGAACTCATAAAACTACTTCAAGGGCATGGTGGTGAGGTTTTGGACCTTTCCAGTGACTacatgaaaagaaatttcatAAATATGAGTGAGCAGTTACGGTCATTAGGGTGCACACCTGAagaagtgaagaaatttttcattgACTATCCACCAGCATTTTATGCTTCTTCTGAAAAAGTTTCCAACAAAATAGATTGTCTCCTggaaaaggaaattaatattaaGCAATTATTAAAGAAGCCCAGAGTATTGGAATTCAGTGCAGAGAATTTGAAAAATCGCATAAAGGAATTGGAAAGGGTCGGATATGACTTTAGAAAACATGGCATTACAATTTTGGATTCCAGTAGAAGACGATTTGAAGCAAAATTAAAGAAGCTAAATGGAGACGGATAA